From the Candidatus Polarisedimenticolia bacterium genome, one window contains:
- a CDS encoding response regulator, producing MDRRVQVLVVDDEEPILDLIRETLQGSGYQVDGVTNCRDALARIKSSAYDLVILDLLLPDMNGFVLSQEIGRVRPKLRNRILFISAVLFGKNTVEHLSSMGAGFLPKPFEVDSLLAAVQRISRSPAA from the coding sequence ATGGACAGAAGAGTCCAGGTCCTTGTGGTCGACGACGAGGAGCCGATCCTCGACTTGATTCGCGAGACGCTGCAGGGCTCCGGGTACCAGGTGGACGGGGTCACGAACTGCCGCGACGCCCTCGCCCGGATCAAGAGCTCCGCCTACGATCTGGTGATTCTCGATCTTCTCCTCCCCGACATGAACGGATTCGTTCTCTCGCAGGAGATCGGCCGGGTCCGGCCGAAGCTGAGGAACCGGATCCTGTTCATCAGCGCCGTGCTCTTCGGCAAGAACACGGTCGAGCACCTCAGCTCCATGGGTGCGGGCTTCCTTCCCAAGCCGTTCGAGGTCGATTCTCTCCTCGCCGCCGTCCAGAGAATCTCGCGATCGCCAGCGGCCTGA
- a CDS encoding pitrilysin family protein: protein MEPRIAPSLRLLVFGLLLTVSPAAWPASSAPKVQVLENGLKVVLLEDHSSPLAAAAVWVHAGGKDESESLAGYSHFLEHVIPRGTENHAPLQQQLEIFRAGGLSAIQADYDRTFFFAEVGSIHLDPILEALFQQVSQATLADTAVDRIRPALTQELKEAYAGPEEVLFLEQMRAAFPGQPYRFPYLGSFASLASFEHSTAAAFYANLYVPNNMVLAIGGDINPGKTLARVKSLFGTLKPSKVLPAKPKFEPGFTGPRHLVKSFPRMAATASVLFPVPGYRHPDRFALAVLARLLDDPTASPLKKEGNRSPGDIAAFTSRFQVLEERGLLIFTAHPPSPGVAPKAARFVLAALKRVRREGFPEAEVSRVVRQMRLAAMIQREPVGVMVQDLGEAALFGDVRYGWELESNLGRVTAADVKRVAATYLAGENVKTLLIFPKEEKAPPKEELDALSREATDLDEPAAPAPDFSTVLYAEQKGALAPRPEHGKAAPTVRSVLPNGMVLLVKPDRSRGLVGVSLQIRAGSADDPQGREGLAQMVASALSLGTRTLPGADFRRRVAAIGSTFGITTNRDTTEAGLTVFPEDLPEALTLLPKPVLEPAFPADQVDAVRDRIRRFGETRSLVPLEAARDLVREKLYRDHPYANNGTGSETSLPSISREEILGFHRRYYRPDRTVLTLVGDLSPEEGRKLAAAAFGAWSAPAGEKAPPEVAAVATNESVGGEFSRVVEAYPSAIILGYPGVPLADPQFPLVRALGTLLAARGTLDLVLNQPMAYSITAVPEGLSRGGILSVEAAAPGSQIPQIAYELQLRARAFGMKEVTPATIRDLIAIERGRLLREKEGVYSVASNLGFYELLGVGFAAYEEGKTLPANLTPALLKEGAARYLDATRLVRVSAGPPPSR, encoded by the coding sequence TTGGAGCCGCGTATCGCGCCGTCTCTTCGCCTGCTCGTCTTCGGTTTGCTGCTGACCGTTTCCCCGGCGGCCTGGCCCGCTTCCAGCGCTCCCAAAGTGCAGGTCCTGGAGAACGGCTTGAAGGTCGTGCTCCTGGAAGATCATTCCTCTCCCCTGGCGGCCGCCGCCGTCTGGGTCCATGCCGGCGGCAAGGACGAGTCGGAGTCGCTCGCGGGATACTCTCATTTCCTCGAGCACGTGATTCCGCGGGGGACCGAAAACCACGCTCCCTTGCAACAGCAACTCGAGATCTTCCGGGCCGGCGGACTCTCGGCGATCCAGGCCGATTACGATCGCACTTTCTTCTTCGCCGAGGTGGGGTCGATCCACCTCGATCCGATCCTGGAGGCCCTCTTCCAGCAGGTTTCCCAAGCCACGCTCGCCGACACGGCGGTCGATCGCATCCGCCCCGCGCTCACGCAGGAGCTCAAGGAGGCTTACGCCGGTCCCGAGGAGGTCCTGTTCCTGGAGCAGATGCGCGCGGCCTTCCCGGGGCAGCCCTACCGATTCCCTTACCTGGGAAGCTTCGCCAGCCTCGCCTCCTTCGAGCATTCCACCGCCGCGGCGTTCTACGCGAACCTCTACGTGCCGAACAACATGGTGCTGGCGATTGGCGGGGACATCAACCCGGGAAAGACGCTCGCGCGAGTCAAGAGCCTCTTCGGCACCTTGAAGCCGAGCAAGGTGCTTCCGGCGAAGCCGAAATTCGAGCCGGGCTTCACCGGGCCGCGGCACCTTGTGAAGAGCTTCCCGCGCATGGCCGCGACCGCTTCCGTGCTCTTCCCCGTCCCCGGCTACCGCCATCCGGACCGTTTCGCTCTCGCCGTCCTGGCCCGTCTCCTCGACGATCCGACGGCGTCGCCGTTGAAAAAGGAAGGCAACCGTTCCCCCGGCGACATCGCCGCGTTCACCTCGCGGTTCCAGGTTTTGGAGGAGCGGGGACTCTTGATCTTCACGGCTCATCCTCCATCCCCCGGCGTGGCCCCCAAGGCGGCGCGCTTCGTCCTCGCCGCGCTGAAGCGGGTCCGGCGCGAGGGGTTCCCGGAAGCTGAGGTCAGCCGAGTGGTTCGCCAGATGCGCCTTGCCGCGATGATCCAGCGCGAGCCCGTGGGAGTCATGGTCCAGGATCTGGGAGAAGCGGCGCTCTTCGGCGACGTCCGTTACGGCTGGGAGCTCGAGAGCAACCTCGGGAGGGTGACTGCCGCCGACGTGAAGCGCGTAGCCGCGACCTATCTGGCGGGAGAAAACGTCAAGACTCTCCTCATCTTCCCGAAGGAAGAGAAGGCTCCGCCCAAGGAGGAGCTCGATGCTCTTTCCCGCGAGGCCACCGATCTGGACGAGCCCGCCGCCCCCGCGCCCGACTTTTCGACCGTCCTCTACGCGGAGCAGAAAGGAGCGCTCGCGCCGCGTCCCGAGCACGGGAAAGCCGCGCCGACGGTCCGGTCTGTTTTGCCCAACGGGATGGTCCTGCTCGTGAAACCCGACCGCAGCCGGGGCCTCGTCGGGGTCTCGCTGCAGATCCGCGCCGGCTCGGCCGACGATCCCCAGGGGCGCGAAGGCCTGGCGCAAATGGTCGCCTCGGCGCTGTCGCTCGGAACGAGAACGCTCCCGGGCGCCGACTTCCGCCGGCGGGTGGCGGCGATCGGATCGACCTTCGGGATTACGACCAACCGCGACACGACGGAGGCCGGGTTGACCGTGTTCCCGGAGGATCTTCCGGAGGCGCTGACGCTGCTGCCGAAGCCCGTTCTCGAGCCGGCCTTCCCGGCGGATCAGGTGGACGCGGTCCGGGATCGGATCCGGCGGTTCGGCGAGACGCGCTCACTCGTGCCGCTGGAAGCCGCGCGGGACTTGGTGCGGGAGAAGCTGTACCGGGACCATCCTTACGCGAACAACGGAACCGGCAGCGAAACGAGCCTCCCCTCCATTTCCCGCGAGGAGATCCTGGGGTTTCACCGCCGCTACTACCGGCCCGATCGGACCGTGCTCACGCTGGTCGGCGATCTGAGTCCCGAGGAGGGACGCAAGCTGGCCGCGGCCGCCTTCGGGGCCTGGAGCGCGCCGGCCGGCGAAAAGGCGCCGCCAGAGGTTGCCGCAGTCGCCACGAACGAATCGGTGGGGGGAGAATTCTCCCGGGTCGTCGAGGCCTATCCCTCCGCCATAATCCTGGGCTACCCCGGGGTGCCGCTGGCGGATCCGCAATTCCCGCTCGTCCGCGCCCTGGGAACGCTGCTGGCCGCCCGGGGAACGCTCGATCTCGTCCTGAACCAGCCGATGGCCTATTCGATCACCGCGGTACCGGAAGGACTCTCCCGCGGCGGCATACTCAGCGTCGAGGCCGCCGCCCCCGGTTCGCAGATCCCTCAGATCGCCTACGAGCTCCAGCTGCGCGCCCGGGCCTTTGGCATGAAGGAAGTCACCCCGGCCACGATCCGCGACCTGATCGCCATCGAGCGAGGCCGGCTGCTGAGAGAGAAGGAGGGGGTTTACAGCGTCGCGAGCAACCTGGGTTTCTACGAGCTTCTCGGAGTCGGATTCGCGGCCTACGAGGAAGGGAAGACGCTGCCTGCGAATCTCACGCCCGCCCTGCTGAAGGAGGGGGCGGCGCGCTACCTCGACGCGACCCGGCTGGTGCGCGTCAGCGCGGGCCCCCCACCCTCGCGCTGA
- a CDS encoding HEAT repeat domain-containing protein, translating to MLKDVLEERPQEGSAPPPPPPRERSRRLGPAVLVPLLFVLLAAGIVLFFGLLSLDSRSPHDLLEEVRNAPGERRAMAAFELSRLERYDIPRTARAAFVSRAVQTFDGEAGGDSRIRRSLALTLGRLGDRHAVDSLIRALEDPDPETQLYSVWALGALRDSRGSAPLMEKLHQEDPAVRKMAAFSLGLIEDRAAVPALRIALSDPASDVSWNAAISLARLGDPAALPVLLPLLDPSWRAPGMPARRQEELKINVLRSLRGLPGEAAASAIRRAAGKDPSARVRGEARQILEARSP from the coding sequence ATGCTCAAAGATGTCCTGGAAGAGCGGCCTCAGGAGGGATCCGCGCCGCCCCCGCCTCCCCCGCGCGAACGCTCCCGGCGTCTCGGTCCCGCCGTGCTCGTCCCGTTGCTTTTCGTCCTGCTCGCGGCGGGAATCGTGCTCTTTTTCGGGCTCCTCTCCCTCGACTCCCGGAGCCCGCACGATCTCCTCGAGGAGGTTCGGAACGCGCCCGGAGAGCGGCGGGCGATGGCCGCCTTCGAGCTTTCCCGCCTCGAGCGTTACGACATCCCAAGGACGGCGCGCGCCGCGTTCGTCTCCCGCGCCGTGCAGACTTTCGACGGCGAGGCGGGGGGAGATTCACGCATCCGCCGATCCCTGGCCCTGACCCTGGGCCGGCTGGGAGATCGCCACGCCGTGGACAGCCTGATCCGCGCCTTGGAGGATCCCGATCCGGAAACTCAGCTCTACAGCGTCTGGGCTCTCGGCGCCCTCCGCGACTCTCGCGGCTCGGCTCCGCTGATGGAGAAGCTCCACCAGGAGGATCCCGCCGTCCGCAAGATGGCGGCTTTCTCCTTGGGGCTGATCGAGGATCGCGCGGCCGTCCCGGCGCTGCGGATCGCGCTTTCGGATCCCGCCTCCGACGTCTCCTGGAACGCGGCGATCTCGCTGGCCCGCCTGGGAGATCCCGCGGCGCTGCCGGTGCTCCTTCCTCTGCTCGATCCCTCCTGGCGCGCGCCGGGGATGCCGGCGCGCCGGCAGGAAGAGCTCAAGATCAACGTCCTGCGCTCCCTGCGCGGCCTTCCCGGAGAGGCGGCGGCGAGCGCGATCCGCCGCGCCGCCGGCAAGGATCCTTCGGCGCGCGTGCGGGGGGAGGCGCGGCAAATTCTCGAAGCGCGGTCTCCCTGA
- a CDS encoding molybdenum cofactor guanylyltransferase codes for METGKGFSGFILAGGRSRRMGSNKALLPLGGRRLVDRAVELLEPHVQEIFVVGPPEVFPLLHVPVRPDEIRQGGPLGGILTGLRHTRFERSFVLGVDLPFLTGEILDRVLGEAEGYDVTLPRIGETLETLCAVYSKSCINPIEALLMTGKKSVHELMGRVRVKVLPESDFQELGGSSAFFNINTREDYEEAKRRAAHLPRHPEGVHHA; via the coding sequence GTGGAAACCGGCAAGGGGTTCAGCGGTTTCATCCTCGCCGGCGGGCGGAGCCGAAGGATGGGCAGCAACAAGGCGCTGCTTCCTCTCGGCGGCCGCCGTCTCGTCGATCGCGCCGTCGAGCTTCTGGAGCCTCACGTCCAGGAAATCTTCGTCGTAGGCCCACCCGAAGTCTTCCCCTTGCTGCACGTTCCCGTCCGTCCCGACGAGATTCGCCAAGGAGGCCCCCTGGGCGGGATTCTGACCGGGCTGCGGCACACCCGCTTCGAGCGCAGCTTCGTCCTGGGAGTCGATCTCCCGTTTCTCACGGGCGAGATCCTGGATCGGGTGCTGGGCGAGGCGGAGGGTTACGACGTGACCCTGCCGCGCATCGGGGAGACCCTGGAAACTCTCTGCGCCGTCTACTCCAAAAGTTGCATCAATCCGATCGAAGCCCTTCTGATGACCGGCAAGAAGTCGGTTCACGAGCTGATGGGACGGGTCCGCGTCAAGGTGCTTCCCGAGTCCGACTTCCAGGAGCTGGGAGGATCGTCGGCCTTTTTCAACATCAATACCCGCGAAGACTACGAGGAGGCGAAACGCCGCGCCGCCCATCTTCCGCGCCATCCGGAGGGTGTCCACCATGCCTGA
- a CDS encoding twin-arginine translocase TatA/TatE family subunit: MPSIGFPELLLILGIALLIFGPRKLPELGSAIGRTFKEFRKGMKEDAPAGTPGKKE, from the coding sequence TTGCCCAGCATTGGTTTTCCGGAGCTGCTCCTCATTCTCGGTATCGCCCTGCTGATTTTCGGTCCCCGGAAGCTTCCGGAGCTCGGAAGCGCCATCGGAAGGACGTTCAAGGAATTCAGGAAGGGGATGAAAGAGGACGCGCCGGCAGGGACGCCTGGAAAGAAGGAATAG
- a CDS encoding ubiquinol-cytochrome c reductase iron-sulfur subunit produces MPDAPKTEPVVLPASPGAAAGGEVSRRGFLSWIAIAWVSFTGAMTLISVSTLRFFFPNVLFEPPQTFKAGFPSEYAPGVDNRFKESRGVFMVRDDKEIYALSTVCTHLGCTPNWLDAEGKFKCPCHGSGFYITGINFEGPAPRPLERFRIVLAEDGQILVDKTKVYRQEKGQWQDPEAFIPV; encoded by the coding sequence ATGCCCGATGCTCCCAAGACGGAGCCGGTTGTCCTGCCGGCTTCCCCGGGCGCGGCCGCCGGCGGTGAGGTAAGTCGCCGCGGCTTCCTCTCCTGGATCGCCATCGCCTGGGTCTCCTTCACCGGAGCGATGACCCTGATTTCCGTCTCCACCCTGCGCTTCTTCTTCCCGAACGTCCTTTTCGAGCCTCCCCAGACCTTCAAGGCCGGCTTCCCGAGCGAGTACGCGCCGGGCGTCGACAACCGCTTCAAGGAATCGCGGGGAGTCTTCATGGTGCGGGACGACAAGGAAATCTACGCGCTCAGCACGGTGTGCACGCATCTCGGGTGCACGCCGAACTGGCTCGACGCCGAAGGCAAGTTCAAGTGCCCCTGCCACGGAAGCGGCTTCTACATCACCGGGATCAACTTCGAAGGGCCGGCGCCGCGCCCGCTGGAGCGGTTTCGGATCGTCCTGGCGGAGGACGGGCAGATTCTCGTGGACAAGACCAAGGTCTACCGGCAGGAAAAGGGACAATGGCAGGACCCCGAGGCATTCATCCCCGTCTGA
- the moaC gene encoding cyclic pyranopterin monophosphate synthase MoaC translates to MPERPRRLSHVDLSGKARMVDVAGKPATFREAEAEGRVALGARAFRLVRANRVAKGDVLGVARIAGIQAAKRTSEWIPLCHPVPLENVEIGFRLEPRRKTIVITARAAARWSTGVEMEAMTAVAAAALAIYDMCKGVERAMEIGGIRLLLKRGGRSGEFRRLQREGGGPALTRTSRVASR, encoded by the coding sequence ATGCCTGAGCGCCCCCGGCGCTTGAGCCACGTGGACCTCTCCGGGAAAGCGCGCATGGTGGATGTGGCGGGGAAGCCCGCGACGTTTCGCGAAGCCGAGGCCGAAGGGCGCGTGGCGCTCGGGGCGCGGGCGTTTCGCCTGGTGCGGGCGAATCGCGTCGCCAAAGGGGACGTGCTGGGCGTGGCCCGGATCGCCGGGATCCAGGCCGCCAAGCGCACCTCCGAGTGGATCCCGTTGTGCCATCCCGTGCCTCTTGAGAACGTCGAGATCGGATTCCGCCTGGAGCCCCGCCGCAAGACGATCGTGATCACCGCGCGCGCCGCGGCCCGCTGGTCCACGGGCGTCGAGATGGAGGCGATGACCGCGGTCGCGGCCGCGGCCCTGGCCATCTACGACATGTGCAAGGGGGTGGAGCGGGCGATGGAAATCGGTGGAATCCGGCTCCTGCTCAAGCGCGGCGGGCGGAGCGGCGAGTTCCGGAGACTTCAGCGCGAGGGTGGGGGGCCCGCGCTGACGCGCACCAGCCGGGTCGCGTCGAGGTAG
- a CDS encoding c-type cytochrome: MPAKNEEYARSVPLLNKVFALSSLGLLLGTLWMVWDDYSRPWKRLQREFRSITARKTEEAIQQAEQGLDKVALEKIKAELRAQEAQTEQRQKDLEALQREIAAASKEVFVKDRDSKNTKSIYDALRFEYEEKAHEKSGRAERAGQRLREVEAKLEKARLANEIAVAALAALKKREAEFIGRTAELEKERADKLVAVERLQKKLSLVQPRGLVMRAFEGFRNAPLLDFMAPDLKIQQVVLDSQSKDINFVSIPRVDRCQTCHQGSDQAGYEDVAQPFTSHSRPELFLTARSPHPVDKVGCTVCHRGLDRATDFLDAAHWPDSDAQRDAWKKKHSWRPKEHEMHPMLPAKYIEASCLPCHQGVVHIPQAARWNQGRDLVERFGCFGCHKIKGFEGLRKPGPLLTRLTWKTNPEWVSKWIENPAAFRPATLMPRFFGLSNNSSPEDLARTRQEIRGIVAYLFDKTEPGGFPRLPGSGDPARGEQLVTTIGCTGCHSIARLEKAPPTFRRRFGPNLDGIGTKARPEWIYAWVKDPKKYFPETRMPNLRLTDREALDITAYLTTLTAEEWKAELTPGDPKLLDDLVTDQLRARMTAAEVKTKIASMSPHEKEAYLGQRMITRYGCFGCHLIQGFETTPPIGTELSEEGSKEVDRFDFGFSEIPETRHDWIHQKLENPRIFDQGKVKTAEEKLKMPLFNFTPDERRAVVTLVLSMVKDKPPLASTRILDARQRTLEAGRRLVLEHNCQGCHLLEGEGQEIRATIAARLVAQGMGADEADSQAVAFSPPLISGEGARVRPDWLFRFLQGPTPIRPWLQVRMPTFGFNDAETNALLQYFSTLSESPFPFETPHGPPPTPQDLAAARTLASPDYFNCTSCHQQGAKKPEGDPSGWAPDFALAHQRLRPEWIVDWIKNPQKLYPGTKMPNFYDPDNFATAGPDDVLGGDEERQIRALRDYLLTLGGPSRSGS; encoded by the coding sequence GTGCCCGCCAAGAACGAGGAATACGCCCGCAGCGTCCCGCTCCTGAACAAGGTCTTCGCCTTGTCCAGCCTCGGGCTCCTCCTCGGGACGCTGTGGATGGTCTGGGACGACTACTCCCGGCCTTGGAAGCGCCTGCAGCGCGAGTTCCGCTCGATCACGGCCCGCAAGACGGAAGAGGCGATCCAGCAGGCGGAGCAAGGCCTCGACAAAGTAGCGCTCGAGAAGATCAAGGCGGAGCTGCGCGCGCAGGAGGCCCAGACGGAGCAGCGCCAGAAAGATCTCGAGGCGCTGCAGCGGGAGATCGCCGCCGCCTCGAAGGAAGTGTTCGTCAAGGACCGGGACTCCAAGAACACCAAGTCCATCTACGATGCGCTGCGCTTCGAATACGAGGAAAAAGCTCACGAGAAATCGGGCCGCGCCGAGCGGGCTGGCCAGCGCCTGCGGGAAGTGGAGGCGAAGCTGGAGAAGGCCCGGCTCGCCAACGAAATCGCGGTCGCGGCGCTCGCCGCTCTCAAGAAACGGGAAGCCGAGTTCATCGGCCGGACGGCCGAGCTGGAGAAGGAGCGCGCCGACAAGCTCGTGGCCGTGGAGCGGCTCCAGAAGAAGCTTTCCTTGGTGCAGCCCCGGGGCCTGGTCATGCGCGCTTTCGAGGGGTTCCGCAACGCCCCCTTGCTCGATTTCATGGCGCCGGACCTCAAGATCCAGCAGGTCGTCCTCGATTCCCAGAGCAAAGACATCAACTTCGTCTCGATCCCGCGCGTCGATCGCTGCCAGACCTGCCATCAAGGTTCCGATCAGGCGGGGTACGAGGACGTCGCCCAGCCCTTCACGTCGCACTCCCGGCCGGAGCTCTTCCTCACCGCGAGGTCCCCGCACCCCGTCGACAAGGTCGGTTGCACCGTCTGCCATCGCGGACTCGACCGGGCCACCGACTTCCTGGACGCGGCCCATTGGCCCGACAGCGACGCGCAGCGCGACGCCTGGAAGAAGAAACATTCCTGGCGTCCTAAGGAGCACGAGATGCACCCGATGCTGCCGGCGAAATATATCGAGGCCTCCTGCCTGCCATGCCATCAGGGCGTCGTGCACATTCCGCAGGCCGCCCGCTGGAATCAGGGGCGCGACCTGGTGGAGCGGTTCGGCTGCTTCGGCTGCCACAAGATCAAGGGGTTCGAGGGCCTGCGCAAGCCGGGGCCCCTCTTGACGCGGCTGACCTGGAAGACCAACCCGGAGTGGGTCAGCAAGTGGATCGAGAATCCGGCCGCGTTCAGGCCGGCCACGCTGATGCCGCGCTTCTTCGGCCTCTCGAACAACTCCTCCCCGGAGGACCTCGCCAGGACCCGGCAGGAGATTCGCGGCATCGTCGCCTATCTCTTCGACAAGACCGAGCCGGGCGGTTTCCCCAGGCTTCCCGGAAGCGGCGACCCCGCCCGCGGGGAGCAGCTCGTCACCACGATCGGCTGCACCGGCTGTCACTCCATCGCCCGCCTCGAAAAGGCGCCGCCCACCTTCCGGCGGCGTTTCGGCCCGAATCTCGACGGGATCGGCACGAAGGCGCGTCCGGAATGGATCTACGCCTGGGTGAAGGACCCGAAAAAGTATTTCCCCGAGACCCGGATGCCCAACCTGCGCCTGACCGATCGCGAGGCGCTCGACATCACCGCCTATCTGACGACCCTGACGGCGGAGGAGTGGAAGGCGGAGCTCACTCCGGGCGACCCCAAGCTCCTCGACGATCTCGTCACCGACCAGCTCCGGGCCCGCATGACGGCCGCTGAGGTGAAGACCAAGATCGCCTCGATGTCGCCGCACGAAAAGGAAGCCTACCTGGGCCAGCGGATGATCACGCGGTACGGCTGCTTCGGATGCCACCTGATCCAGGGGTTCGAGACCACGCCCCCGATCGGGACGGAGCTCAGCGAAGAAGGGAGCAAGGAGGTCGATCGGTTCGATTTCGGCTTCAGCGAGATCCCCGAGACCCGCCACGACTGGATCCATCAGAAGCTCGAAAACCCGCGCATCTTCGACCAGGGGAAGGTGAAGACGGCCGAGGAGAAGCTCAAGATGCCGCTGTTCAACTTCACTCCCGACGAGCGGCGCGCGGTCGTCACCCTCGTCCTGTCGATGGTGAAGGACAAGCCGCCCCTGGCGAGCACCCGGATCCTCGACGCCCGGCAGCGGACTCTCGAGGCGGGACGGCGGCTGGTCCTGGAGCACAACTGCCAGGGCTGCCACCTCCTCGAGGGGGAGGGTCAGGAAATCCGCGCGACGATCGCGGCCAGGCTCGTGGCGCAGGGGATGGGCGCCGACGAGGCCGACAGCCAGGCCGTCGCCTTCTCCCCTCCGCTCATCAGCGGCGAGGGGGCGCGCGTCCGGCCCGACTGGCTGTTCCGCTTCCTGCAGGGCCCGACTCCGATCCGGCCCTGGCTCCAGGTGCGCATGCCCACCTTCGGCTTCAACGACGCCGAGACCAACGCCCTGCTCCAGTATTTCTCCACCCTCTCGGAGTCCCCTTTTCCGTTCGAGACGCCCCACGGCCCGCCGCCGACGCCGCAGGACCTGGCGGCCGCCCGCACCCTCGCCTCCCCCGATTATTTCAATTGCACCAGCTGCCACCAGCAGGGGGCGAAGAAGCCGGAGGGAGACCCGTCCGGCTGGGCGCCCGACTTCGCGCTCGCCCACCAGCGCCTGCGCCCCGAGTGGATCGTCGACTGGATCAAGAACCCCCAGAAGCTCTATCCGGGGACGAAGATGCCCAACTTCTACGATCCCGACAACTTCGCGACGGCCGGTCCCGACGACGTCCTCGGCGGCGACGAGGAACGGCAGATTCGCGCCCTGCGCGACTATCTCCTGACCCTGGGCGGTCCCTCCCGGAGCGGCTCCTGA
- a CDS encoding cytochrome b N-terminal domain-containing protein, which yields MATPPKKSWFDNLRESQVWNSIFRHGPPDNTRNRSLAVLTNVFLHLHPVKVRKSGLRLKYTWCAGGTTFFLFLVETITGLLLMFYYRPTAEYAFVDILDLRSQVPLGVMREIHRWGAHAMVIAVWLHMLRVFMTGSYKPPREFNWNVGVLLLVLTLLLSFTGYLLPWDQLAMWAVTVGSNMARATPFLGNEGPGAALLKVGDIGLVHAGDDARFALLAGRFVGSAALLRFYVLHCVGIPLVAAVLMAVHFWRVRKDGGISGPL from the coding sequence ATGGCCACGCCGCCGAAGAAATCGTGGTTCGACAACTTACGGGAATCGCAGGTCTGGAACTCCATTTTCCGTCACGGCCCCCCGGATAACACGCGAAACCGCTCGCTGGCCGTGCTCACCAACGTCTTCCTTCACCTCCATCCGGTCAAGGTCCGCAAATCGGGGCTCCGGCTGAAATACACCTGGTGCGCCGGCGGGACGACCTTCTTCCTGTTCCTGGTCGAGACGATCACCGGTCTCCTGTTGATGTTCTATTACCGGCCGACGGCGGAGTACGCCTTCGTCGACATCCTCGACCTGCGGTCGCAGGTGCCGCTCGGCGTGATGCGCGAGATCCATCGCTGGGGCGCCCACGCCATGGTCATCGCCGTCTGGCTCCACATGCTTCGGGTGTTCATGACCGGCTCCTACAAGCCGCCACGGGAGTTCAACTGGAACGTGGGTGTCCTGCTGCTCGTGCTCACGCTTCTTCTCAGCTTCACCGGCTACCTTCTCCCCTGGGACCAGCTGGCGATGTGGGCCGTGACGGTGGGCTCGAACATGGCGAGAGCTACCCCCTTTCTGGGCAACGAGGGCCCGGGGGCCGCGCTCCTCAAAGTCGGGGACATCGGGCTGGTCCACGCCGGCGACGATGCCCGGTTCGCCCTGCTCGCGGGGCGCTTCGTCGGCTCCGCGGCGTTGTTGCGCTTCTACGTCCTCCACTGCGTGGGCATTCCCCTCGTGGCGGCCGTCCTGATGGCCGTTCATTTCTGGAGAGTCCGCAAGGACGGCGGGATTTCAGGGCCCCTCTGA